In Zingiber officinale cultivar Zhangliang chromosome 1A, Zo_v1.1, whole genome shotgun sequence, the DNA window aaacataagggatcaaaatcataaaatataacttaactcgattaaccatatcaaaactaccctaGGTACTTAAAAACAGTGGTGCAGATTGTCGAGAAGGTTGAGGCGGGCACGCTCCTTCTCAGTCTCAAGCTTTTGAGCCTCAACATCCTCATTGCGATGTTGCGGCTACTACGGTCATTGCTGGAAGTGCCAGCAAGGTCCGAAGTTGGGGTACGACAAGGGCTTGCTGTCGACTAGGCGGAAAGAGGAGTCATCACCAACGCCGATGGATAGGGCAGAGGACTCGTCGATAGTGAGGTCAAAGACGGCATCGTGACCTCCACTGACTGCCGATCAAGCAGCGTTGGCGCCAAAGTTAGGTTTGTGGGTCCAATTAGTGATGCACCCTAGCTTCTTGAAGTGGGAAAAGGGAGTGAAGGGAATGTTGGTTAGCAAAATGGCACCGCCGTTGTTCCTGGAGAGGAGGAGCAGGGGCCATATCAAGAGGGCTCCAACCGTAGGGTTGAAGGGGATGATGCCGACGCCGAAGCCCATCATCAATTTGTTGCGCATCGTTAGGGTTTTGGAAGGGAGCAAGGTGGCAATAAACTTCTATGTATGGTGATGTTTTGTATTGTGACTTGAACCGTGAGGGGACTGTTAAGTTCAAGTAACTGAAATATTTGTTCTTGTTGGCTAGATTGATGTGGAGATCACTGCTATCAGTTTCAAATGACAGATTTTTTGTTGCTTCTTCCTCAATTTGAAGATCCATACCAACTTCATTGACAGCTTCACCTACCTCGTTATCGTCATAAATTGAATCACTGGATATTCCAGTCTTGTTATCATCTTCCTTATAAATAAAAACTCTTTTCTCCTCATTAAAAATATCATCTTCCTCTTCCGCGTTTATCCGGCAATTGTTATTGTATTGGACATGACTTCCTTTATTCAAGGTTTCCAGCATCGTTGTGATCCTTTCTATTAACCGATCCACAGACAGGAGAAATCGACTGTTAACCATCTCTCGACATCATTACTCCTTATCACGGTCAAAAGTGTTGTTGATGTCTTGCTGTCTTCTCGGTGGCATGATTCCACAATCAAACTGGACATTTAAGAAGAAATTACACCACCTCAAATtctcattaataaaaaaaaacttcctcAAAATAATTAAACAGGTGTTTAAATATTCAAACACAAAAGATTAACATACCTTAAAAAGCtaacttaataaaataataataataactaaaaTTACTCTACTGCATCAATAACTCAGCTATGAACTCAACTAATAGATGACATCTtcaataattatttattaaaaacttaTCAAACTAACCAATGATACTTTGGATACACTGAATTTATAAACTCAAAGTATCTGAGTGCTCCGTTTTAGGAATCCCTGAGTGTCATCAACCCTGAAGGCAATCTGCACAATGAAGCCCTGTTCATTCAGCTACATGATGTGACAGTGATAAATCTCCAAACAAATGATGGATCACCAAAACCCACATGGGCTTGGTGGGCCCAAAGAATAATGGACCATTTCAAGTCACTATATACAGTTTGTTTAATTTATTCATGTGCAAATATAATTATTATTGCTGtactattttgaattttatttgtataaaaaaaatacaaaaaatatatagagagaaaGATCGCCGTTCTCTCCGGTTCAGGCGGACCGGGACTGATCCAACGGTTGCTACCTCACGACGACGAAGACGAAGAGCGCCAGGAACGCCGCGGCGCCCACGGCAGCGAAGGCCAGGTCCACCAACCTCTCCATCCTCGCCGCCGTCTCCTTCCTCTTCTGTCTGCGCCCTTCGAATTCCTCCCACCTCCTCCTCgcgtcctcctcttcctctttccgTCTCTGCCTACCGCCCTCCATCGCCGACCGGAGCACCGCTAGGCCCTCCCTCCCGCTCAAGCACGCTCCTTCCACGCCTTCCGCCACCAGGTTTATCTCCCGCACTTCCCCTGACTCCTCTCCGCATTTAACCACCGCCCCGACGGCGCACTCATCGCTAAGCACCAACGCGAACCGCACCACCGTCTCGCCGGTGATCCAGTGCCGGTTGACCGCCACCGGCCGCCGGCTCGTCGCGCTAACCGCCCGTCTACTCTGCGGGTCGATGACGATCCAGCTCAGCGTCAGCTCCTCCGGCGAGAAAAAGAAGGAACCCCCGTCGTCCTTCCTCTCCACCTCGGCGTCGAGGCGAAACGGCGCGGCCCTGAACCACGACGTCGACGTGTCGGTCTCCGCGACCAGGGATAAAATAACAGAGTTGCGATGGCGGAGTTCAACAGCGGAGATGAGCTCCGACGGAAGGCTGGCTTCCTCATCGCTGTCGTCGCAGGGGAAGCTAGGGAGCGTACAAACAGGGGAAGCGAACACGTCGGCGAAGAAGGAGCGGTGCGAGGATTCCAGAAGCCGGAGGAGGCGCGGGTGCCGGAGGGAGGGCCAAGAGGAGAGGCAGAGGTCGCGCCAGAGGTCAGGTTCTCCCACAAGGGACCGAAAGCGAGAGGTGGCGCAGCTAAGGGAGGCGAGGTCAGGCCCGTCGAGAAGACGGAGAGCGCCGGCGAGCATGTCCGGGTGGAGATCTTCGATGGTAGCAGCCGCCATTAATTCCAACAAAAACAAGCCTCTGAATTTCGGACTCGATCGATGGAAGAAGTCGGAGGAAGAAGGGGCTCTTTTATATCAAATCGGCAACGTAGAAAGACAGTAAAGGGgagaaataatataaatttttaataattttattattaaaattaatagagTTATTTATAATAAATctgattaaaatcaattaaaaattatttttattgtttttattaaataatttttaattaattttaatcaactaaaatttattatatttggcattACCCCATCTCTACCTTTTTAAATGAGAACAAAATCCTACCGCGTCATAGCTTGAAGACATCAAATCACGTACGTTATCGGCAGCTGGTACTGAATTCCGTTGACTGTGGAATGCTTCAGCTTTCGCCTTCAAAATCGACATATAAAAAATGTGGTTTTATCGATTAAATTAATTCCAGAGCTGTTGCGATGTTATGCAACAATCTGTTCTAGAAactctatttttttaaatttatttatttaaaataataaataataataataatactaggAAGAATGATCAATTTTGTTTTGCTCGTTCATCTCAATTAAGCAACACAGTTTACTCAATTTGAATAGTCTGAACATTATATTTGTTCAGTTTGAATAATCCAATTTGCTCAGCCTATTCAAATCTCGACAGTTCGATTGGCTCAATTTTCTTCCCTCGTTAAATCGTCCCAATCAGCTCGATTAGCTCGTGTAGCCCGCTTTGTCTCGCCAATAAGCTAGGACAAGTCGCTCACTTTGACCTTACTAGCTCGATTGGCCTAACTAATTGtctgtttctattacctttttcaAATCAATCGACCCAATCGCCACTCAGACTAAATAGGCCAAAGAGTTAAATAAGTTGGGTGGTAGGATGATTCTATCAAGTTGGTcatcaagttaatttaattaggCTAAAGAAAGTGACATGATGATACACAGGTGCTTAGGACAGGATGACCATTCTATCAAGTTGAACAAAAGGAGTGATTAGGATGAATGAATAGAAAAGTTGAACAGATTAAGCAAGGCAATTAGAATGGACTACACAAGCTGAACTCACAGGGAGATTAAAGTCCAATGTAGATAAGGCAGACCGAGTTGATTCAGCAAGTTGCTTAGCTTGTTTATTCGACACGTATATTTGTTAATAGAAGTTTGGCAAACTTGAAGCCACTCTATCACGTCATCAATCAATAATTGAAGAAGGGACACTGTCGCATGAATTATTTCTTGAATTATGAGACATTTTTTTGGTGGATCTTCTGGTAGTTGTCATAATGGCATGATATTACTCATTTATTATTTCTTCACAAGCTAAAACAATGTATGCAAATAATTAAGCATCCCTATCAAAATGATCCTGATCATTACCATCATCAAGAGAAAATAATGGACGGAAGAGGTAATTTGAACATATGTGAAAagcattagttttttttttttttttggtcaatATTTCTTTAAAAATGAAGATGGTGGAAAACAGGGGAAAAAAGTTTGAGATATTCACGTGGCAAAAAGATGATTTACTTATCCTAGCATTTTTGTCAATCTATCCCTAAGTTAATACAGAAGAGATAAATCATGGGTGACTATCCGTCCCTatgtcaacacggaggaggtaaatcacggatgactaccaGTCCCTAAGCCAACaaagagaaggtaaatcacggatgactactgtTGGATCACTTCGGGAGCTAGagcggggtgaatagctcgtcgcgtttgtTTACTTGCttcgaagatgatgatgatgcagCGAAAAACCTCACGGTAAGCTCACAACGCTaataccaagatttacttggtatccatctcaagaagaggtgactaatccaaagatctacacacgagcactctccactatgaaaaacactccttctcggtaactaccgaaggtggagaaacctcgtacaaactcacacaagcacacaacTCGAAACAGGAAGTAATAAGTAAACAATACAATGAAGAACCTCTCTTGTTCAATCTCGtgtagcttgtagatgcctcttaactcttggaagtgtagcaacacttgtccccaagatgCTCTAAGAACTGCCGGAAGACTTGTGAGCTTGGTGGAGAAGAATCGGGAGAGATTTATGGAGAAGAAAGTTCGCCGACGGCTTTATACTCTGCGCTCctaaggctcccaatcgattgccacgtcgaATCAGGACAATCGCAGCCATCCAAAGCTCACTACCTGTGCAAcaatcatatcccaatcgataaACCAATTGATTGGGtgtagctgaatcgatcagccgatcgatccagaagtttctGTACTTTCACAGAAAGCCCCGGAATCGATTGAACAATCGATTCCAACTTTTCCTCACGTCACTGCGAGAAACCAaacttcaatcgatcgaccgattgattggagcGGCCCAATCAATCGACTGGTCAATTAGGAACCTTTTTGTGCTCGCAAGAAagtttccccaatcgatcagttgatcgattggggtgtcttcACTCACAACACACTCCcattcgatcgactgatctatGGGGCTCTGGTTCAATCTGGTCACTTGATCAAATGACCGATCCTAACttgcctaactcaagtctagggttcccaaaccaaacatccagtcaacctcgacctgttcaTACTTCTCATTGCCTCACATCTAggagtgtaatcgagccgagccgagccgagccgaactcgagctttatttaacgaatatattcatggctcatgagcttattcgagtttttatcgagcctaaatgagcttaataaatataaattataaatttaaatattcattaaaaactaaattatatatttaaaaatatataatattcttgttaaaatttataattttattctaataaataaatttaatatatttgtctatgtttttcataagtagagtgtaaattcaatatcaaaattattattttttatttaaaagttgattcatgagcttaacgaacatgttcacgagctaatgagccgaatattgtgaagcttgagcttggtttgtttatcttaacgagcctcattaaacgagctcaaacgagcttttatcgaatcgaggttcgaatagctcacgagcggcttggctcatttacacccctactcacatccggtcaaccttgacctgttgggacttcttcaccaagtgtccggtcaatcccttgacccacttggacttttctccttgtgccaagtatccgatcaatcctttgacttacttggacttccaatcaccagatgtccggtcatccttgacccacctggattttcattgtatggcttcactcaccgggactttcattttgcataacttcattcaccaggactttcatctgcctagcttcactcactaggtctttcacttggctttactcatcaggattttcatctgcataccttactcaccaggatttccatctgcctaatttcactcactaggtctttcacctgatttcacttaccagaactttcacctgcttagcttcattcactaggtctttcataccaagtatccgatcaatacTGACACACATGAATTTTCATCTTCTGtcaaccttcccgttggacttgccaatcaagtatccggtcaaccttattCTACTTGAACAATCTCCACAAACGGATAATTGTCactacaatctccatatattgtcaaacatcaaaactcaaacatcaagactcaagcttagccaactcaagcttagtcaacttggtcaatcttgacccaagggatattgcaccaacaactactAGCTATTAATGCAAGTGGCCAAGGTATGGGGGAGGGCATACTCGAACATGTCAAGTTTCGGCATTAAGATATCATGTGGTAATATCTCATGCCTCAACCACCGTACCGCCCCGAGGGAGCAAGTTTGAgctattcatgagcatgctaaTCTTGGTTCATGGCTTCGTTCTCTAATCTGAATGTGAAAGATAAAGGAGAAAATTGTCAACCAATATGCGAATGTGATTAATAGGAAGTCATCTCAAATCAAAATACACAAAGTAATTGATACTGTGATAAAAATGAGACCTCCAAAAGTGAGTTAAAATAGTGAAAATCGGCTAACGTGAATGTCAAAATCAAATGGTCAAAATCGCAGGGTCAAGTGGATGACAAAACCGTAGACTGTGGATGGTCGAGCGGGCCTCTAGAGCCGATTAGACGTTAAAGGACGACTAAAACGTCTGGGCGGTCATCCTCCGCACTTGTAGCCAAGGTCAAGAGTCAAATACTAAGTTACCCGGACCACCGTCCTGGCTGATCGGACCTAAGGTCCGATCGAGCATAATGCGTCTCTCCAATAATAGTAAGACCGAGTAAAGAACATGCTAATAGCTCCATTCAGTATGATCGAACTAGTGACGTCTCAGCCGAGTGGCTCTCGATCGGCCTGCAACAGGACCCACATACATATATGATTGTACTCTTTTGAAAGTTTGTATCGTCGACGATAGAAAATGTCTAGCAGGTAAATAGTACTTTAGAAACTTCTAACTTGTCATGTCACAAGGATTTGTGTGCTCACTTAAGGACAGGTGTCAAAGACACTTTTCGACTTATCTTTTCTTATGATATTTTGGAAATATGCATATGGTTTGGGGTGCTTAAATGATACTATAAAAATGGGTCTCCATCCACAGACAGAGATATATGATACTTCATTTATGAATATGTTCATTGTTGTAGTTtttttactgttcttcttcttcttatataGGGATTACTGATTTGAATATCGAAGGATCATCACCATAACCTCTTTTTTAACTTGACAATAATGTTCTTGATTTTACAGAACAACATGAGATATTCTTTCAGTTAACCATATAATCACGTGCTCAGCTAGCCATCTAGCAATCTTCCAGAACAAGAGAATTCATTTGTTCTttgttcaaaatttaaaaaaaaaaaaacaaaggtcaCGTGAACAATGCCAAACTTGACAACTTGCAATAAGAAAAATCCAATTGCAAAATATAGCGACAATTAGATGATGAGTATCCATCAACACTTTCTCCTCCTTTGTCGGTAGTGAATTTCTTCTCCGAACTCCTAATGGATACCGATCCGGTGAGGTATCCATTATTCATGGTTACAGAATTATAGTCagaataaatagaaataaaagtgtTTAGCTTAATGTTTAGAAACCTTCCGGCGTAAAATTGCAGTAGAAGAGCATGATCATAATATTAACTAATCATCCCATGCCGATGGCCCTCCCATTCCCCCACCTGTAAAACAGAGGACAAGAGCAGTAATGCTAAACTTTCACTGTGCCCAAATACTACTCTTCTTTCAGTTTTTTCCCTTGTTGTATCTCTGAAGAATTCTTCACAGGTTCGTCATCCATCACTATTTGAGTCTCAGTTTTTAAATTGCTTTGTATGGATGATGATGTCAATGGTACGACCTTAACTCCCAAAGAACATGATGAAGAGACTTTATACTTGAACTTTGGTTATTTTCCCATAATCTCTGAGCCAATGCATGTTTCATTAATCATCTGACTTGAAGATTAATCCAGTTCCAGCATATCCTGATACTTCTGGATTCATCCCCATTTTTCAGCAAGTAATGAGCCAAGCAGCTTCAACTCTTTTACCTACAATAAAAAGGCCTGTTTCTATGACAAGTTTGGTTCCACCACCACCGCATTCTCGCAACAACTTTGGTTAAAAGGCACACCTGATCAGAATTCTGATAGTATTTGGATAAACTGCATGGCACTTAAAGAATTCAAGGACAAGATAGGCGTAATGTAGATGATTAAAGGCAAACTGTAGAGTTTCCATTGAGAACCTATGAGGCTATAGTCTGGGGAAACAACTCACTTTCAACAACAATGTATGGAACACCTTTTGAAGTTATGTGCACTCACTTAGCATCCTCCACACAAACATGACAAACAAATCATTTCCCACTAAGACAGCTGCTCAGCAACTTGATACAATGGTAAACTCTGGAACAGAATGGTGGTTCAATATGGAACTCGATGAAAGGTCATGCTGTGCACTTGCTGCAGCCAAAGAAAACTAACTGATTGAAATGTCACAAGTTGTTGAGCAGGATTGGTTCTCAATCCTTAACTAGGTCATAAGTTGATTCactaaaaaaaaactaactaattaaaattattttcttcacttTATGTTAGTATTAGTTCAATCTGATTGAAGCAAAATAAACCACACTACTATCGTCGGACTAGAGAGACCTTCAAATCGTCCCCAGGGTAATGATGCAGCGGTTAGGTTCTTCAAATGGTTTCTAAGAGTCGAATCTCAACTGTGGCGCATTGCAATTATTTTTCTCCGATGGATGATAACTCTAAGCACGCTAGTCGATTGGATGGGTCTTCATGAGTATTTCCTAATTTATCCTGattgatgataaaaaaaaaactattgtaCCGAATCAGTGAGAAGTTGGAAGACAAATCTAACATTGCATTGGAGCACAGATCTTTTGGACCACTTATTTGTGATACAGGGAATGTGTCACTCGTATTTGTGACCGGATTGTGATCGCAATCTGGCCGTAAATTGTTGTGATCTCTTATTGAGTTCACCGTTCccatcaggttatagtttttgttcggagcagGTGGCCGGAGGCCGCCCAGAGGTCTTTGATGGTGGATAAGTGGCCAGGTTACTGGGCACCTAGCGAGGGTGTCCTCCGGGCGACTGGAGGTCGctcgctccgaacaaaaactataacctaatGAGAACGATGAATCCAAGAAGAAATCGTAACCATTTGCGACAGGATCACGATCATGATCCGACCACAAATATAAATGACATATCCCTTGAACCACAAAAAGTGATCCAAAATATCCTGTCTCATTGCGTTGAGCCTTTACTCACATGGATAGGAGCCCATGTTTTGGGCCGACCTGGGCCTTCCACAATGACCTTGAAAAATCGAAATTTAAGAAACGAAATTATTACTTTTATTCGTTGCGCGCCAATTATTTACTGCTGAAGTCAATTATATATACAACACAaactcaaattttattttgacttTCTTTTGGAGTAAATCAAGCACTGTCGACCACGCACGTAACAATTAATTACATAACCATATCATAGCCTCAGGGCGATCTAGTAGATAACACGTAaaatattttatgaaaaatatgaaaatcGAATCTCAATAAAATGAAGATAAATATCTTCTTTATATATtagttattattttaaaaattaataataattcgtAATTTATCTCCTCTTCCGTATTAACTTAAAAGATTGATATTCAACTGTTACCGTCAAGCAACATCAGTCAAAAACTAACAAGCCGGGAGAGGACTAGGACGTCAAATCAAATGTAAAACCCAGAGCAAATTAATGGGCGTGATGCATCAAATATCATAATGCAATCTAATCAATCGGCTTCCTGTCCGCCGCAAGCAGGCCTCAGAGTGTTGGCGTAGGCCGTGAATTTAGGGAAATAAGAACCCATGTTCGTCGCCAACTTGCTTAAATCTCTGAGCTTGAACGAGTAAACGTAGGCTTCGTCTTCCACGCTGAACACCAACAGCATCCCTTTCTCCCTCCCGCCGTTGCACACCAACATCGATCCCACTACGGCTTCCGGCTTCTCCCAGTAGACGAACTCGTTCGACGACTTCGCCCACGAATGCGATTCCTCCCACCACCTCCACAGCGTGAACGCGCCGGAGCTTTTGCTGTGATGCACCAAGCACAACCATGATCCCTCCCAGACCGCCACGCTGATACGGTCCTCCGACTCCACGGCACTGCCGTCGAGCATCGCGAGGAACTCGATGGCTCCCGTGGCGATTTCGTATGACATGACGTAGGGATCGGCCGTGGTATGCCTGAAGCAGTCGGTGGCCCAGAAGACGGCCCCTCGGTGCACCACCGGGTTGTGAAACTTCAGCTGGCGGCTGCCGTGGTGGATCATCTCGTCCCTCGTCCAGACTCGGGCCGCCGAGTCGTACACGCGGCACTGGTACAAGCTGGACCAGTTCCGGTCCGATGTGAGGTAAACGAGCTTGTAGTCGCTCGTGACGCCGTCGCCGTCGTCGGTGAACTCGACTGCCAAGCTGGCGGGAAGTGCATTGCCGTCGCCGGGGGGAACGGGAATGAGCGAGGATTTGCGACGGGCTGGGTTGAAGGCGCATATGCTGTAGGAACTACCGTCTCTTTTCCGGTAGAAGACGAGACCGCCGGCGGAGTAGAGGAACCTATTGTCGTAGTTGGAGAGGGCATCCAAGGAGCCCGAGGGAAGGCCGGCGTCGTGATCGAGAAGGAATATCTGCGGGCGAGAACGAGAATGGCCATAGGCAAAGATGGCGGCGGCGGCAGTACTGGTGTGGTAGGATTGCATGAGAATGAAAAAGGGATCCGAGGTGATCATGTTCATGATGGACTTGGAAACGAGTTGGAGACGGGTGAGGTTTTTTGCCGACAAGTAGGAGAAAACCTCGGCCAAAGCGTCGTAGTCAAGGGTCTTCTGGTCGACGGCGGTGGAAGCGTCGGCGAGGTTGTTTCCGAgctcggccatggatcgatcgtGTAGAGATGAATTGAAGTCTTCGATGAAGTGATAGATGTATGATGCATGTGCAGGCGTCTATAAATAGATAGATGTTCATCGTTGGATTAAAATTTCTGTTACTAAATATTTTTTAGGAAAATTTTGTATTCAGTTTTGAATCCTGTTGagagatttttttccttttttttaaaaaaaaaaattgaaattcacCAAACTAATCTTCAGTCGTACTATATTAATTCTGTTTCTACAAATTGGAAAAGCTATAATTATGTTTAGTTAATTTTTGAATCCGATGTAGCTAGGAAAAACAAGTATAAATTGGTTCAATTAGCTGCTTTAAACTTTAATCCGATGTACATTAAATTAGGAGAATCTAATACTTCTTGAGGTTGGATTTGTTCTTAAATCTAatgtagaaaaaaatattaaaatctattaGACAATATAAATTATTGTTTAATTTAATGAAACTTGGGTTTTATAATTAACaatgttaaaataataatcatgttaaaacttaaattcaaattcataaaaaaaagatGTTGATAAGCATGTAACTTtgttcttaaaaaaaatattgaacaaTCTGACACAAGACTAATACAAAAAGGTCTCATTTTTTTCCCAGTTAAATTGAGCATAATTAACATCTGATGAATTAGTGAGCAATACTTATTTACAAATTACATAATTCCTCACCATAAAAAGCTGTCGAACCAATATTTAATGTTGTAGCAATCAAATATACCAGTTATCTCCATTCTTATTTTTTTCACAAACGCCCTGATCTATTAGATTATGAATTAGCTtgcataataaaaattataaattcattttatatttacaaaacacCTCCAGTTAAACAAACCAAACTTAGatgtcaaaaatatatttttgttactttaaa includes these proteins:
- the LOC122015235 gene encoding probable F-box protein At2g36090 isoform X1 — translated: MAAATIEDLHPDMLAGALRLLDGPDLASLSCATSRFRSLVGEPDLWRDLCLSSWPSLRHPRLLRLLESSHRSFFADVFASPVCTLPSFPCDDSDEEASLPSELISAVELRHRNSVILSLVAETDTSTSWFRAAPFRLDAEVERKDDGGSFFFSPEELTLSWIVIDPQSRRAVSATSRRPVAVNRHWITGETVVRFALVLSDECAVGAVVKCGEESGEVREINLVAEGVEGACLSGREGLAVLRSAMEGGRQRRKEEEEDARRRWEEFEGRRQKRKETAARMERLVDLAFAAVGAAAFLALFVFVVVSLIVESCHREDSKTSTTLLTVIRSNDVERWLTVDFSCLWIG
- the LOC122015235 gene encoding probable F-box protein At2g36090 isoform X2, with product MAAATIEDLHPDMLAGALRLLDGPDLASLSCATSRFRSLVGEPDLWRDLCLSSWPSLRHPRLLRLLESSHRSFFADVFASPVCTLPSFPCDDSDEEASLPSELISAVELRHRNSVILSLVAETDTSTSWFRAAPFRLDAEVERKDDGGSFFFSPEELTLSWIVIDPQSRRAVSATSRRPVAVNRHWITGETVVRFALVLSDECAVGAVVKCGEESGEVREINLVAEGVEGACLSGREGLAVLRSAMEGGRQRRKEEEEDARRRWEEFEGRRQKRKETAARMERLVDLAFAAVGAAAFLALFVFVVVRLPSGLMTLRDS
- the LOC122039056 gene encoding uncharacterized protein LOC122039056 gives rise to the protein MAELGNNLADASTAVDQKTLDYDALAEVFSYLSAKNLTRLQLVSKSIMNMITSDPFFILMQSYHTSTAAAAIFAYGHSRSRPQIFLLDHDAGLPSGSLDALSNYDNRFLYSAGGLVFYRKRDGSSYSICAFNPARRKSSLIPVPPGDGNALPASLAVEFTDDGDGVTSDYKLVYLTSDRNWSSLYQCRVYDSAARVWTRDEMIHHGSRQLKFHNPVVHRGAVFWATDCFRHTTADPYVMSYEIATGAIEFLAMLDGSAVESEDRISVAVWEGSWLCLVHHSKSSGAFTLWRWWEESHSWAKSSNEFVYWEKPEAVVGSMLVCNGGREKGMLLVFSVEDEAYVYSFKLRDLSKLATNMGSYFPKFTAYANTLRPACGGQEAD